GCGCCTCATCCATAGCGATCCCGCGGCCGCGCTGGCGCCCTTCCTTCGCAACCACCGCCTTTTTAAAGCGGCGAAAACCGGCGGAATGGGGAAAGAAACCCGCGTCGTCGTGGAACCTTATGCGTGGCGCGCAAGCAGGAAAGTTTAATTTGCCCAGGAAAAAAAGTCAACTTTACCGCGAAAACAGCTTTACGGGGATTTGTTCAATAACTGGAACAATATTACCGGTGAGCGTTTGGCCAACTCATCCCCAACAAATTTCCGCTGGGCTTCCGGCGCCGGTGAATTTAACCTCCGCCGCCATAAAATTTCCCGGTACCCAAAGTATCTGGCTACCCACGGCCAATACGGGCATCTGCTCCCGCTCACTTAAAGGAACTTTCCTGTCTATCAGGAACGTTTTTAGAGTTTTGCGGCCGGTCGTGTTGGGCAGTCTCAAGTAATCGCCCGTCATCCGCAATCTGAACACCGCCCCTTCGGGAACCGCCGGTGGATTGATAACCTGCGCCGCCTCCGGCCCGGCCGGGCTTCGAACCAATAGCGGCTTTCCGGAAACTTCCGCGATTAACGGGAATGTGAAAGGTATCGGCCCCATCGCGGGTTTCGCGCTTTTTGGCGCGATATGAAGCCCGCCGTGATCCAGCCTGGCCTGATAATCCCCCGGCAACGATGTGTATGAACCCAGTTTTCGAGACATAACCAGATGGGCCACCGCTTCCACATGAGTGATAGCCAGTTGTGTAATGTCCAGCCCGGCCATGGATGCCGCCAGCCGGATGACGCAGTTTCGAACCGCTTCCGGCTCCAGGGATAATGCGCCAGCGTCCAGCGTCACAGGGTCTTTCTTGCGCAGGATGACGCGCTGAAGCTTTTCAGCGGCGATGGACTCTATCACCTCGTTCTGGCTTTTAACGATCCCCATGAATCTGGATATCGCCTCCACCGCCGATGGCTCCACCGATAATAGCGCCGGAACCAGATGATGCCGCACACGGTTTCTCAGATAATCGTCCCCTTCGTTGGTCGGGTCCTGAACGCATTTATGACCGTTTATGGCAAGCCAATCCAGAATCTCACCCTTGCGGGTTTCTATAAGGGGCCTGATGAACCGCCCCCGGGCGGGGGGGATGCCGCCGAAGGCTCCCGGCCCTGCGCCGCGCAGAAGGCGCATCAGGGCTGTCTCCACGTTATCGTCTTTTGTGTGGCCGGTGGCGATTACGTCGGCGAACCCCTCGTCCACCAACCTTTCGAAAAAACCGTAACGCCATTTCCTGGCCGTGTCCTGAATTGCCTTATACGGCTTTGGAGACTGGTTTCTTTCCGCGGCGAAGGGCATGGACATCTCAGCGGCCAAATTCCGCGCGAAAGCGGCGTCGTCCACCGATGATGGACGAAGGGCATGGTCGTAATGGCATGCTTTCAGCGCGATGTCCAGCGCCCCGGCCAATCCCGCCAATACATGCAGGAGCGCCACAGAGTCCGGCCCGCCGGAGAGGGCCACGCACACCCGCTGGCCGGGTTTTACCATGCCGTGTTTTTTGATAACCCTCAGGGCCGTCGAGACGAACGGATCAAGCCGAGATTTTTCCATCCGCTAATTCTAAGGCTTTTTGAACCGCCACCGCCAGTAGGGGCCGGTTATGGTGGTGTATCAGTTTGAATCTCAAATAAATAATAGACAGATCCCTCACTTCGCTTGCGCTTCTCTCAGGATGACAATGTTATCAACGGCTTTTATATTGTCATTCTGAGCGTAAGTGAAGAATCTCCCCTGAACTTTCAAACCGGGACACTACCCTATTTATGAATATCCTTATAACAGGATAACAAGCCAACCCTGACAGGCGCGGAATAGTACTATAAAATATGAAATATATGGCCAGCATAAAAGGGAGGTGAGCCGCCCATGAGCCCGATCGAAAATCAACGCAAGGCCGGTTACCCGATTGACCCCATGTTTCTGGACCGCTGGTCGCCACGGGCTATGGAGCCCGCGCCCATCACCCGGGAAGAGATTTACACCCTGTTCGAAGCGGCCCGGTGGGCTCCATCCTGTTTCAACGAACAGCCCTGGAGGTTTATCTATGCAATGCGCGATGAAAACGGGTTCGGCAAGCTTCTGGGCCTTCTAACCGAAGGCAACAAAGTGTGGGCGAAGAACGCCTCGGCACTGATATTCGTCGCGTCCAGCAAGATTTTCGCCCACAACGGCAAACCCAACCGTAGCCACATGCTGGACGCGGGCGCGGCCTGGATGTCTTTGGCGTTGCAGGCGCGGAAAATGGGGATGTACGCCCACGCCATGGCCGGGTTCGACGTGGAGCGCTCCTACGGTGAGCTTAACGTTCCCCGCGACGGGTACGATATGGGATGCGCCATAGCCGTGGGGAGATATGGCGACGCGTCTGCCTTGCCGCCGGATTTGCGGGAGCGGGAAAAACCGAGCCAAAGAAATCCGTTGGAAACCCTGGTTTTCGAGGGGGCCATGCCCTGACAATCTAAAGCCGCCATAATGTCACATGGTGGCGGCGTGCATGACCTTCACGAAATCCAGCGCCGGGGTGAATTCCTTCGCCAGAAACGCAATCAAGTCCCCCTTTGTGGCCATGGCGGCGGGATATTCCCTGGTCACAAAAAAACCTTTCTGTTTTAAAAGAGCGGCGTGTTTATGGTTCGGATCGAACCCGCCAGGAACTTTTTTCAAAGCCTCGCCACCGGCGGTAAATCCCGCATCCACAGCCTTTTTCAGCGCCACCGAAAGTTTGCCACCCATTTTTTCCGCCACGTTCCTGCGGTATGCGGAAAGCTCCGGTTCCTGCATCAGGTATATCCCGCAACCTATCAGAACTTGACGCGCGTCCATCTGGAAATATAGCCCGGAAGCGCGTAGTTTCTCCCGCCCGCCCAGCCATAAATATGCCCCGGCGTGGGTTTTATAGGGGCTTTTATCCTTGGAAAACCGGGTGTCGCGGTTTATGCGGAAAATGGAGCCGTTCACCCTGGGGTCGGCATTTAGCCCCGGCAGTTTTTTACCGCCCAGCCGGGCGCCCAAAGCCATCACCATGAATTTTAGGGGCTCCAGCACATTCTGGTCGTAATCTTTCCTGTGGGCGTCGAACCATGCTTTGCTGTTGTCTTTCTCAAGCCCCCGGAAGAAGGTTAAAGCCTCCTTGGGAAAGGCGAACGGAGCGCTCTCTTTTTTCGCGGCCATATTTTATATACCCCCAAAAAGAAAAGGCCGCGTTTATTCAACACGGCCTTTTTCCATGTTCCGGTTTACTCCCGTCACTCGTCCAGCTTCAAAGACTCCTTGGTCTTCTTCTTCCGCTTGACCTCTTTGGCCTTGTAATCGGCTATGCAGGAGTCCTTGTCCACCATCATGCACTCCAGGTATTCGGTGATCTCTATGATGCAGGCGCGGATGGCCTTGCCCGCCGGGGTCTTCTCTTTGCCCCCCAAGGCGCCGGAGAAACCGCCCTTGGAAATCCCCAGCGACAGCCCGCCGCCGGAAGACTTGCCCTCTATGGTGCGGGAGAACTCCACATCGCCGGTGGTGGTGTTCACCACGCGCAGGTCCACCGCCATATACGCGTCTTCCTTGCTTCCGCCCAGCGAAATGCCGCCGAAAGACATGGCGCCGCCGGTCTCGGCCACATCTTCCTCATACGCCGAAACGGTGGCTATCACCAGGTAATCGGCCCCGGTTATCTTGCCTATCTTGGCGGCCTTCTTGGGGGCCACGCGGCCCGAGGCGCCCAGGTCCTGCTCCCGGAGGACCGAGTCCAGCTTTTTGCGCTCCACAACCTTGAACTTGCCGGTGGAGGATAGTTCGTTGGAGAGCATGCCCGAAAGCTCATGCCCCACGCCGCCACGCCACCAGGCGGCGTGCGTGTCGTTCCGGAACTCGTCCACGCCTATGGATATTTTCTCCTCAGCCAAAGCCGCCCCCGCCACAACAAACACCGCCGCGCAGGCGATAACAATGGCCCTGATAGACGCTGTCATAACCACCCTCCCAGTATAAGTTTGTAAGCCCCTTAAGGCCTTAAATTGGCTGGAATTATATCACGCTCCACTTTAGATAAGCATTTATCCATGGCGCGAATTCCGGATTTTGGTTGACACTTACGGCCCCGCGAATAATAATTATTGTTTTTGTAATTTTCTGGAGCTACATACTGTGCCGAATCACAAGTCCGCAGAGAAAAGGGACCGGCAGAATAAAAAGCGTAAACTGCGCAACACCGTGGCCCGCGCCTCCGCCCGCACGGCCGTAAAAAAGGCCCGCACGGCCATAGACGCCGGACAGAAGGAAGAGGGTTTCGCCGCTTTGAAAGAGGCGATGAAAACCTTGCAGACCGCCGCGTCCAAAGGTGTTATCCACAAGAATAACGCCGCCCGCAGGATTTCCCGGCTGGCCCAAAAGCTGGCGACCGCCGGAAAATAACCGGAGGTTTTGCGCCTGGCCTCCGGCTTTACCTGGCCGGGGGCGAGGGGTCAACCTTGCCTCGTTTAACGGCTATCAGCCGTTCTTTATCATTTTGGCCGTCATCGCCGGCAATATAACCTCCGGACCGGCTTTGGCCAGCATCATATTCATGTTGGCCTCCAGTATCCCTCTCAAAGCGCTCAGGGCATGTTCCTGGGGCCATTTATCGGCGTCTTTCCACAGGTCGCCCAACAACTTTTTCTGAAACGGGGTGGCCGGGCCGGGCATGGCGTCGGCAAAAGCGTCGAAAGGCTCTTTCTTGACTTTGGCGTCCCGCGCGGCGGAGAGCCGCAAAACCTCCGTGGTCAGCGTTTTTAATATCACCTGGGCGGGCTGGTTGTGGTTTAACAGGTTTTCAAGCAAACCCGCGCTTTCTACAATGTCCCGTTTTCTCACCGCCCTCAAAAAATCCCACAGGCTCTCCTCGCGCTGGTCGCCCACCATGGACTCCACCATCTCCATGGTTATCTCCTCCCCATCGCCAGCGTAGAGCGACAGTTTTTCGATCTCCCCCTCCAGCCGCGCCAAATCCCCATCCATAAGCTCGCCCAGTGTTTGCGCGGCCTGGGGGGTTATTGCGCAACCCCGCCGCTGGACGCCTGCGCGGATCCATTTCACCAGTTCCTCCCCCTTGGGGCTGGTGAATTCCACCACCGGCCCGCATTTCGCCGCCTCGCTGAACAACTTTGATTTTTTAAAGGTCTGCGATGTGATGGTGACGATGAGGGCGCATTGCTGGTTTGGATTCGACAGATAGCCGGACAGGATTTCGTCTGATTCCTTGTCCAGCGATTCAATCGTCCCCAGCCAAACCACCTTGCCCCCGCCGAACATGGAAATGGTGTTCAACTGGGCCACGATATTGCCAGCGGTGGTTTCCTCCGGCCCGTCGCCCAGTTTAAAGCTTCTGAAATAATTGTCCGGCCCGCCCACCAGGGGCAAAAGAAGCTCCTTCACCCTCATGGCGGCGTCTTCCATCCGTTTGGAGTCCGGGCCGTGGAAGACGTAAACGGGCTCCATCCGGAACTTTTGGCCTTCGATGGCCGCCGCCAGCGCCGTGGGTGTGATTTGGGCCATCGGGTTTGGCCCTTAACGGCCCAATGCCAGCCGGTCTATAAGATAGCGGGGCAGGTCCACATCCGCCATTTTCTTCTGCACGGCGGCGATGTCGTAAGGAACCCTGTTGTAAGTTACCAGGCTGTTCTCGGAGTCGAAAAGTACCCAGCAGGCCTGGGTGTTGGAATCCCTCGGCTGGCCCACCGAGCCTATGTTGATGATGTATTTCTTGTCCGGTTTTAGCTGGTATTGCTTCTCCCGGTAAACCCGCACGCGGGTCGCGTCGTCATATTCCAGGATCAGCGGTTGATGGGAGTGGCCTATAAAACACAACTGCCCGTCTATGCTGTCGTAATTCTCCAGCGCTTCCTTCTGGGACATGATGTAATGCCATTCCTCCGGGCGGTACGGCGTGGAATGCGCCACCTGGAACCCGTCGAAACGGTCCACAGCCTTGGTGCGTTTCAAAAACTCCTTGTGCTCGTCCAGCAGGACGCTGGCTGTCCAGTCCACGGCCTGTTTGGCGTATGGATTGAAATAGTCGTCCGGGGTTTTGCCCACCACGGCCCAGTCGTGGTTGCCGCCCAGGGAAAGGTTGGCGGTATGAAGTAGCTTTTCAACACATTCGTTGGGGCTGGGGCCATATCCCACGATATCGCCTAAAAACAGAAGCCTGTCCGCCTCATTCCGGTCTATATCGGCCAGCACGGCCTCGAACGCTTCGATGTTGGAGTGGATATCCGAAAAAAGGGCGTACCGCATAGTTTTCGCCGTTATCCTTATGCTTTTCTTCTTCTGGTTCTAGACTAACATCACGCCGCCAAATTATACAATGCCGGGCGCCGCCATTCCATTTCAAAGGCCTTATGGGGTTTGCCACTAATAAGCTATAATACAGCGCCAGTTCCATTTAAGCAGTTTCATGAAGAGAAACATAAAAGTAAAAGCCCGGCGGGACAGCGCCGAAAAAAAACTTGTCCAGGTTATCGAAGGCACCATAATCCACCAGCGCCAGCGGGAGCTTTCCCCGGGCCGGTGGGACATGGCCGT
This DNA window, taken from Nitrospinota bacterium, encodes the following:
- the holA gene encoding DNA polymerase III subunit delta, with the translated sequence MAQITPTALAAAIEGQKFRMEPVYVFHGPDSKRMEDAAMRVKELLLPLVGGPDNYFRSFKLGDGPEETTAGNIVAQLNTISMFGGGKVVWLGTIESLDKESDEILSGYLSNPNQQCALIVTITSQTFKKSKLFSEAAKCGPVVEFTSPKGEELVKWIRAGVQRRGCAITPQAAQTLGELMDGDLARLEGEIEKLSLYAGDGEEITMEMVESMVGDQREESLWDFLRAVRKRDIVESAGLLENLLNHNQPAQVILKTLTTEVLRLSAARDAKVKKEPFDAFADAMPGPATPFQKKLLGDLWKDADKWPQEHALSALRGILEANMNMMLAKAGPEVILPAMTAKMIKNG
- a CDS encoding metallophosphoesterase family protein, whose product is MRYALFSDIHSNIEAFEAVLADIDRNEADRLLFLGDIVGYGPSPNECVEKLLHTANLSLGGNHDWAVVGKTPDDYFNPYAKQAVDWTASVLLDEHKEFLKRTKAVDRFDGFQVAHSTPYRPEEWHYIMSQKEALENYDSIDGQLCFIGHSHQPLILEYDDATRVRVYREKQYQLKPDKKYIINIGSVGQPRDSNTQACWVLFDSENSLVTYNRVPYDIAAVQKKMADVDLPRYLIDRLALGR
- a CDS encoding nitroreductase family protein, coding for MSPIENQRKAGYPIDPMFLDRWSPRAMEPAPITREEIYTLFEAARWAPSCFNEQPWRFIYAMRDENGFGKLLGLLTEGNKVWAKNASALIFVASSKIFAHNGKPNRSHMLDAGAAWMSLALQARKMGMYAHAMAGFDVERSYGELNVPRDGYDMGCAIAVGRYGDASALPPDLREREKPSQRNPLETLVFEGAMP
- a CDS encoding DUF2461 domain-containing protein encodes the protein MAAKKESAPFAFPKEALTFFRGLEKDNSKAWFDAHRKDYDQNVLEPLKFMVMALGARLGGKKLPGLNADPRVNGSIFRINRDTRFSKDKSPYKTHAGAYLWLGGREKLRASGLYFQMDARQVLIGCGIYLMQEPELSAYRRNVAEKMGGKLSVALKKAVDAGFTAGGEALKKVPGGFDPNHKHAALLKQKGFFVTREYPAAMATKGDLIAFLAKEFTPALDFVKVMHAATM
- a CDS encoding CsgG/HfaB family protein, with the protein product MTASIRAIVIACAAVFVVAGAALAEEKISIGVDEFRNDTHAAWWRGGVGHELSGMLSNELSSTGKFKVVERKKLDSVLREQDLGASGRVAPKKAAKIGKITGADYLVIATVSAYEEDVAETGGAMSFGGISLGGSKEDAYMAVDLRVVNTTTGDVEFSRTIEGKSSGGGLSLGISKGGFSGALGGKEKTPAGKAIRACIIEITEYLECMMVDKDSCIADYKAKEVKRKKKTKESLKLDE
- the tilS gene encoding tRNA lysidine(34) synthetase TilS; translated protein: MEKSRLDPFVSTALRVIKKHGMVKPGQRVCVALSGGPDSVALLHVLAGLAGALDIALKACHYDHALRPSSVDDAAFARNLAAEMSMPFAAERNQSPKPYKAIQDTARKWRYGFFERLVDEGFADVIATGHTKDDNVETALMRLLRGAGPGAFGGIPPARGRFIRPLIETRKGEILDWLAINGHKCVQDPTNEGDDYLRNRVRHHLVPALLSVEPSAVEAISRFMGIVKSQNEVIESIAAEKLQRVILRKKDPVTLDAGALSLEPEAVRNCVIRLAASMAGLDITQLAITHVEAVAHLVMSRKLGSYTSLPGDYQARLDHGGLHIAPKSAKPAMGPIPFTFPLIAEVSGKPLLVRSPAGPEAAQVINPPAVPEGAVFRLRMTGDYLRLPNTTGRKTLKTFLIDRKVPLSEREQMPVLAVGSQILWVPGNFMAAEVKFTGAGSPAEICWG
- the rpsT gene encoding 30S ribosomal protein S20 encodes the protein MPNHKSAEKRDRQNKKRKLRNTVARASARTAVKKARTAIDAGQKEEGFAALKEAMKTLQTAASKGVIHKNNAARRISRLAQKLATAGK